One window of Aspergillus oryzae RIB40 DNA, chromosome 3 genomic DNA carries:
- a CDS encoding putative MFS multidrug transporter (permease of the major facilitator superfamily), translating into MTEKPVIWRSLPKKGQLAILTFARLSEPLAQTSLQAYLFYQLRSFDPSLPDSTISAQAGILQGSFTAAQFVTAIWWGRLADTEWMGRKKVLIIGLLGTCISSLGFGFSRTFASAVAFRTLGGFLNSNVGVMRTMIAEIIHEKKFQSRAFLLLPMCFNIGVIIGPILGGILADPVKNFPQLFGPGSLLGGKDGVGWMLHWPYALPNLLSAVFIFISLLAVILGLEEVRVTRSDWGRKLGKRLANTFSRRRVPQYYRRLISHEDDESLYIDGSVASRSAPPSPARSRVRPRGDRPSFRQIWTPNVLLTLLVHFLLAFHTSACNSMAFVFLPAPRAPKGSRDGFFHFGGGLGLPSSRVGLATAIIGLIGLPLQIFIYPRVQARLGTLTSFRTFLPFSPLAYALMPFIVLIPRYPWLVWPAFTVVVGLQVVSRTFAQPAAIILVNNSVTDPRVLGTVHGVAQSIASGARTLGPMIGGWGLGLGLKYNMVGGIWWALAVEAIVGWFLLWSIYEDKGIEQRKDQTEEEDT; encoded by the exons ATGAC TGAGAAACCAGTAATATGGCGCTCATTACCTAAAAAGGGCCAACTTGCCATCCTGACCTTTGCACGTCTATCCGAGCCGTTGGCCCAGACGTCTTTGCAAGCATATCTGTTCTACCAGCTTCGGTCTTTTGATCCCTCCCTTCCCGACTCTACTATCTCGGCGCAAGCAGGCATCTTGCAGGGTAGTTTTACTGCTGCGCAGTTTGTGACAGCTATTTGGTGGGGTCGATTGGCGGATACTGAGTGGATGGGTAGGAAAAAGGTTCTCATAATTGGCCTGTTGGGAACATGTATCTCGTCCCTCGGGTTCGGCTTTTCAAGAACTTTTGCTTCCGCAGTGGCGTTCCGAACCCTAGGTGGTTTTCTGAATAGCAATGTCGGAGTGATGAGGACTATGATTGCCGAGATCATTCATGAGAAGAA ATTTCAGTCTCGGGCGTTTCTTCTGCTGCCGATGTGTTTCAATATCGGGGTTATCATTGGGCCTATATTAGGAGGCATACTGGCTGATCCTGTGAAAAACTTTCCGCAGCTGTTTGGACCTGGGTCGTTGTTAGGGGGCAAAGATGGTGTAGGGTGGATGTTGCATTGGCCCTATGCACTGCCAAATCTTCTCAGTGCCGtattcatcttcatctctttGTTGGCCGTAATCCTTGGGTTAGAGGAGGTAAGGGTCACCAG AAGCGATTGGGGCCGGAAGTTAGGCAAAAGACTTGCCAATACTTTCTCCCGACGTCGGGTCCCGCAGTATTACCGTCGCCTTATCAGCCATGAGGACGATGAATCTCTATACATTGATGGGAGTGTAGCCAGCAGATCAGCACCCCCAAGTCCAGCTCGCTCACGCGTTCGACCTCGTGGTGATCGTCCCAGCTTTCGTCAGATCTGGACGCCCAATGTGTTGCTTACCTTGCTGGTGCATTTCTTATTAGCATTCCACACCAGCGCCTGTAATTCTATGGCTTTCGTGTTCTTGCCTGCCCCGCGGGCCCCGAAAGGTAGCCGAGATGGTTTCTTCCATTTCGGTGGTGGTCTGGGATTGCCATCCTCTCGAGTCGGTCTTGCCACTGCTATTATCGGGCTCATCGGCCTTCCGCTGCAGATCTTCATCTATCCTCGAGTCCAAGCTCGTCTGGGGACCTTAACTTCTTTCCGCACGTTTCTGCCATTCTCACCTTTAGCCTACGCGCTCATGCCGTTTATTGTCCTGATACCGCGATACCCGTGGCTGGTTTGGCCTGCATTTACTGTTGTTGTAGGGTTGCAGGTGGTCTCACGAACGTTTGCGCAGCCGGCGGCGATCATCCTTGTGAATAACAGCGTCACGGACCCTCGCGTTCTGGGAACCGTCCATGGCGTGGCGCAGAGCATCGCGAGCGGCGCGCGTACTCTTGGCCCTATGATCGGGGGATGGGGCTTAGGACTGGGACTCAAGTACAACATGGTGGGCGGCATATGGTGGGCCCTGGCGGTGGAGGCCATAGTAGGCTGGTTCTTACTTTGGTCGATCTATGAGGATAAAGGGATTGAACAGAGGAAGGATCaaaccgaagaagaggacacCTAA